A region of Prochlorococcus marinus subsp. pastoris str. CCMP1986 DNA encodes the following proteins:
- a CDS encoding ABC transporter ATP-binding protein, whose protein sequence is MRLINNKNPIVRLYLNLREERSLILFAFLSSIINKILDLAPPVIIGLAVDIVVKEQNSWIASLGIKEVPNQLIFLAFASGIVWSAESFFEYLYSVLWRNLAQISQHKLRIKAYKHIQELDMAFFENDNTGRLLSILNDDVNQLERFLDQGANQLIQLFITVLIIGGTMIFVAPKIALFAFLPIPLIFLGSIRFQRKLSPKYKDVRNKAGLLASRLNNNLSGILTIKSFTKENWELNRLNKESLAYQRSNKAAIKLSSAFIPLIRFAILFAFIAILLIGGFQTWNKVLDVGTYSFLVFITQRLLWPLTTLGHVLDDFQRSMASINRVIDLIDTPIKIKDGKIKISSKKIKGDVRFENVNFNYPGRDSTLKNITFEIQNNSTLGIVGLTGSGKSTIIKLLLRIYDSNNGLIFLDNIPIKDINLKDLRKCISLVSQETYLFHGTVEENIAYGATSSKIKDIVKASKIAEAHKFIEQLPDGYKTIVGERGQRLSGGQRQRIALARAVLKDAPILILDEATASVDNETEVLIQKSLSKITKERTTIVIAHRLSTIKNADNIIVIDKGKIIESGKHDFLLNNKNVYSDLWNVQVGI, encoded by the coding sequence AGAATTCTTGGATTGCTAGTTTAGGAATAAAGGAAGTGCCAAACCAATTAATATTTCTTGCATTTGCTTCTGGGATAGTGTGGTCAGCAGAATCTTTCTTTGAATATTTATACTCAGTTTTATGGAGAAATTTAGCCCAAATATCACAACATAAATTGAGAATAAAGGCTTATAAGCATATTCAAGAACTAGATATGGCTTTCTTTGAAAACGATAATACGGGAAGACTACTTTCGATATTAAATGATGATGTAAATCAACTCGAGAGGTTTCTTGATCAAGGCGCTAATCAACTTATTCAATTATTTATTACTGTTTTAATTATTGGGGGGACTATGATCTTTGTTGCGCCCAAAATCGCATTATTTGCTTTCTTACCTATCCCTTTAATATTTCTTGGATCAATAAGATTCCAAAGAAAGCTCTCTCCAAAATATAAAGATGTCAGGAATAAAGCAGGTCTTTTGGCTTCAAGATTAAATAATAATTTAAGTGGGATACTTACGATTAAGAGCTTTACTAAAGAGAATTGGGAGCTAAATAGACTAAATAAAGAAAGCCTTGCATATCAAAGAAGTAATAAAGCAGCAATAAAATTATCATCTGCTTTTATTCCACTAATAAGATTTGCTATTTTATTTGCTTTTATAGCAATTTTACTTATTGGAGGTTTTCAAACCTGGAATAAGGTACTTGATGTAGGAACATATAGTTTTTTAGTCTTTATTACTCAAAGATTGTTATGGCCTTTGACTACTCTAGGTCATGTTTTAGATGATTTTCAACGCTCAATGGCATCAATAAATAGAGTAATAGATCTTATCGATACCCCTATAAAAATAAAAGATGGCAAAATAAAAATTAGCTCTAAAAAGATAAAAGGCGATGTTAGATTTGAAAATGTAAATTTTAATTATCCAGGTAGAGATTCAACATTAAAAAACATAACTTTTGAAATTCAGAATAACTCTACATTAGGAATTGTTGGATTAACTGGTTCTGGCAAAAGTACAATTATTAAACTTCTTCTGAGAATTTATGATAGTAATAATGGTTTAATATTTTTGGATAACATACCAATAAAAGATATTAATTTAAAAGACTTAAGAAAATGCATTTCTCTAGTAAGTCAAGAAACTTATTTATTTCATGGAACTGTCGAGGAAAATATTGCCTACGGGGCAACTAGTTCAAAAATTAAAGATATTGTAAAAGCATCTAAAATTGCTGAAGCTCATAAATTTATTGAACAATTACCGGATGGTTATAAAACAATCGTTGGGGAAAGGGGACAAAGACTTTCTGGAGGACAACGCCAGAGAATAGCTTTAGCAAGAGCAGTACTAAAAGATGCTCCTATATTGATCTTAGATGAGGCTACTGCTTCAGTTGATAACGAGACAGAAGTTTTAATTCAGAAATCATTATCTAAAATAACTAAAGAAAGAACAACTATAGTCATAGCTCATAGATTAAGTACAATTAAAAACGCTGATAATATTATTGTTATTGATAAAGGCAAAATTATTGAAAGCGGAAAACATGATTTTTTGCTAAACAATAAAAATGTATATTCAGATTTGTGGAATGTTCAGGTAGGAATTTAG